ACCCTGCTGAACGCCATGGCCTGGCTGGCACCCGAGGACATCCCCCGCACTCTGCTCGCCCCGCTCTGCCCCGACCCGCTCGCCCTCGGCGAGGCCCTGGGCACGCTGTACGCCTACAACATGATCGCCTACAGCGCCGATCGCCAAGCCATCAGCGTCCACCGTCTCGTGCAGACCGTCCTGCGCCACCAGCCCGCCGACTCCGACAGCTACGTGCCTGGCCGGCGAGACGCCGAACACCTCATCCAACACGCCACGTCGGGCGAGGACACGGACACGGACACCTTTCAGTGGGAACAGCTCCTGCCTCACGTCGTCGCAGTCGCCGACTCCACACCGTTCCGTAGCCCGGCATCGACCGACACCGCCAACGCCTACCAGGCCGCCGCCCAGTATCTGTCCCGGCAGGGACGCGAGGCCCACACCATTCCCCTGCGCACAGCCGTCCTCACCCAACACGAGCAGGTCCTGGGCGACACCCACCCCCACACCCTGACCAGCCGCAACAACCTCGCCAGCGCCTACCGGGCGGTAGGAGACCTGGGACGAGCCATCCCCCTGTACGAGGCCACCCTCGCCCAGCGCGAGCAAGTCCTGGGCGACACCCACCCCCACACCCTGGTTAGCCGCAACCACCTCGCCAGCGCCTACCGGGCGGTAGGAGACCTGGGACGAGCCATCCCCCTGTACGAGGCCACCCTCGCCCAGTTCGAGCAGGTCCTGGGCGACACCCACCCCGACACCCTGGCCAGCCGCAACGACCTCGCCAGCGCCTACGAGTCGGCGGGGGATCTGGGACGAGCCATCCCCCTGCACGAGGTCACCCTCGCCCAGTACGAGCAGGTCCTGGGCGACACCCACCCCCACACCCTGACCAGCCGCAACAACCTCGCCTACGCCTACCGGGCGGTAGGGGATCTGGGACGAGCCATCCCCCTGTACGAGGCCACCCTCGCCCAGCGCGAGCAGGTCCTGGGCGACACCCACCCCCAGACCCTGACCAGCCGCAACAACCTCGCCTACGCCTACCGGGCGGTAGGGGATCTGGGACGAGCCATCCCCCTGTACGAGGCCACCCTCGCCCAGGGCGAGCAGGTCCTGGGCGACACCCACCCCGACACCCTGGCCAGCCGCAACAACCTCGCCAGCGCCTACGAGTCGGCGGGGGATCTGGGACGAGCCATCCCCCTGTACGAGGCCACCCTCGCCCAGTACGAGCAGGTCCTGGGCGACACCCACCCCCACACCCTGGCCAGCCGCAACAACCTCGCTTACGCCTACCGGGCGGCGGGGGATCTGGGACGAGCCATCCCCCTGCACGAGGCCACCCTCGCCCAGTGCGAGCAGGTCCTGGGCGACACCCACCCCCACACCCTGACCAGCCGCAACAACCTCGCCAGCGCCTACCAGGCGGTAGGGGACCTGGGACGAGCCATCCCCCTGCACGAGGCCACCCTCGCCCAGTACGAGCAGGTCCTGGGCGACACCCACCCCCAGACCCTGACCAGCCGCAACAACCTCGCCAGCGCCTACCAGGCGGTAGGGGACCTGGGACGAGCCATCCCCCTGCACGAGGCCACCCTCGCCCAGCGCGAGCAGGTCCTGGGCGACACCCACCCCGACACCCTGACCAGCCGCAACAACCTCGCCAGCGCCTACCGGGCAGTCGGGGACCTGGGACGAGCCATCCCCCTGCACGAGGCCACCCTCGCCCAGTACGAGCAGGTCCTGGGCGACACCCACCCCCACACCCTGACCAGCCGCAACAACCTCGCTCGTGCTCGCCAAGCCGACCAAGCTGTACAGCAAAGGAGTACAGCAACCTCAACGGCCGCAGATGAAGGTCAGCAGCCGTCTACGGCCGATTGACCAGCCCAACAGACCTCAATGGCCGCTCAGCCGATAGTTCGGGACGACGGGGTGGTCGCCAAGGTGCCACTTATACGCTGCCGCCGTAGCGCCGCTCAGGCCGCCGGGGGCACAGCTAGGTTGCCGAGCGCGCCGAAGCTGGGCCGTCTCTGGGTCGTCCGAGGCCGCTCGGCAGTGGCCAATGACGACCAACGACGGCCACCAAGCGCACGTGCCCACCGCCTCTGAGCAGCGAAAACGCAGGTCGCCAAGATCCCCGACAAGACCCAGGGCAAGAAGACATGCCCTTGACTCGCCTATGAGTCGACGTCTGCGTGCACCCGGGCGCACCCCGAAGTGCGCCAAATCTGACTCGTGTTGAGCGACATGTCCCTACTCTGGGGCGCACGGATGCTCGGGGCGCGCTCCGGGGAAAGCCTGTGTGAGACGGGGGACGGCAAGGATGGGGCAGCGCATTGTGCAGGCCGTGTGGCGTCGCGTGGACGAGGCTGGGCGGGCTGAGCTGGAGCGCGCGGTGCGCGAACAAGCCGGCGATCCGGAGGGCCTGGACACAGCGGCAGCGCTCCGGGCGGTCCTGAAGCAGGCGCTGCGGAATTATCCCGAGTCGTCTGAGCAATTGGCCACTCTGGCGCCCGTACCGGCGGCGGGCTCGGTGACCATCTCAACGTCCGGTGAAAAGTCGATCGCCACCCTGCACATCGGGACTGCGATCACCGGGGACGGCCACACGCCGCGCCTATGAGCGGAAACGAGCCCCAGTCCTCGCGAGGAAGCTCGTTTGATGCAAGGGGGAAGGGGTCGATCGCCGCCCAGCACATCGGTATCGCGATTACCGGGGATGTGTTGCCGTCAGAGTCCCCGGACGCGCCGAAGAAGACGGAGGCTGCGCCTGGGACATCCAACCTTCCGGAAGGGGGGTTGTGTCTGGGACGTACGGAGGAGCTGGCCGAGCTGCGGCGGATGTTGACGAGCCAAGGTGAGGGCTCGATCACACAAAGCGGTGCAGTGCACGGCCTGGGCGGAGTCGGTAAGACAGCGCTCGCCCTGCACTACGCCCACCACCACATTCACCTCGGTGACTATTCACTTGTGTGGTGGATCGACGCAATGTCCCCAAACTCCATCGAGCAGTCCTTGGCCACACTCGCCGAGCGATTAGTGCCTGGCTGGGCAGCTGGCGCAGAGTCAGCGTCGCGGGTGGCGTGGGCGTTGCAGTGGCTTACCTGGCACCCAGGCTGGCTGTTGGTGTACGACAACGTCGAGAATCCGCGGGACCTATCCCCGTACACAGGCGCCTTGCACGGCGGGCATCATCTGGCCACCAGCCGCCGCACCACGGGATGGCCTGACCATGCGCCCACCCTGGCGCTGGGCATACTCGGCGCTGATGATGCCACCAACCTGTTGTGCCGACTCGCGTTTAAGGGCGGGAGTACGACAGCGCGGGAGCGGGCCGATGCAGCTGTGCTCGCTGCTGAGCTGGGTTTCCTGCCGTTGGCGTTGAAACAAGCGGGAGCCTACCTCTGCCAAAATCGCGGTATCTCCATCGACGCCTACCGTCGCCGGCTGCAGACGAACATGCGGGAGGCCGCGGACGGCATCGATGCCGAACGCACCGTCGCCCGCGTCTGGCACGTCACCCTAGACGCCTTGAGGAAGGCCGATCCACTCGCAGTGAGCCTGCTCGAAGTGGCTGCGTGGCTGGCGCCAGAGAACATCCCGCACTCTCTGCTCACCCCGTCCGACAGCCCACCACACCAAATCGCTAAGGCAATTGGGACCCTAGCCGCTTACAGCATGGTCACTGATAGCGGTACCACCGTCACCCTCCACCGCCTGGTCCAGACCGTCCTGCGGACAGCAACCCCGCGCCACTGGTGGTCCAAGGCGTGGAGACGCCGCCTCCCGCGAGGACGCGCTCAAGCGGAACGCGCTCTCCTACGCGCCCTTTCCTCGCCGACAAGCCAAGAAACAGCGGATGAGATCAGGTGGGACTCTCTCACACCGCACCTGGTCGCCCTCGCCGCCACCACTCCGGCGGGACACCCCGCCGCCATCCCGCTCGTCAACGCATACAGCATCGCTGCTCACCGTCTCCACCAGCAGAGTCACACTGCTCGCGCCATCCCCTTACTGCTGACCATCGTCGCCCAGCGCAAGCAGTCCCTCGGCGACACCCACCCCCACACTCTGACCAGTCGCAACGACCTCGCCCTCGCCTACCAGGACGCAGGAGACCTCGACCGCGCCATCCCCCTGCTCCAAACCACCCTCGCCCAACGCGAGCGGACCCTAGGCGACGCTGCCTC
Above is a genomic segment from Streptomyces collinus Tu 365 containing:
- the fxsT gene encoding FxSxx-COOH system tetratricopeptide repeat protein, which codes for MTEGAVAGGGGLQATGVRSMAVGGDVSVAITGDGARVVMLPAEAVRWAREVEAPPGAGNLPGSASGVFVGRKSELAELRRLLTAEGEAAVTQISGVRAIHGLGGIGKSTLALHYAHTYRRRYTLVWWINATSTEQIVTSLAALAVRLCPQWAASTGVQERAAWAMLWLQWHPGWLLVFDNVEDAADMRHYLGTLPDGHHLATSRTATGWHTIAPTMPLGLLDAEAAVNLLCTLALEAEHVPTPAQRRDAADLAADLGYLPLALEQAGAYLFETGTSPADYRQMLGRVIDAAAGGIDPERTIARIWHHTLTAVQRRNPQAVTLLNAMAWLAPEDIPRTLLAPLCPDPLALGEALGTLYAYNMIAYSADRQAISVHRLVQTVLRHQPADSDSYVPGRRDAEHLIQHATSGEDTDTDTFQWEQLLPHVVAVADSTPFRSPASTDTANAYQAAAQYLSRQGREAHTIPLRTAVLTQHEQVLGDTHPHTLTSRNNLASAYRAVGDLGRAIPLYEATLAQREQVLGDTHPHTLVSRNHLASAYRAVGDLGRAIPLYEATLAQFEQVLGDTHPDTLASRNDLASAYESAGDLGRAIPLHEVTLAQYEQVLGDTHPHTLTSRNNLAYAYRAVGDLGRAIPLYEATLAQREQVLGDTHPQTLTSRNNLAYAYRAVGDLGRAIPLYEATLAQGEQVLGDTHPDTLASRNNLASAYESAGDLGRAIPLYEATLAQYEQVLGDTHPHTLASRNNLAYAYRAAGDLGRAIPLHEATLAQCEQVLGDTHPHTLTSRNNLASAYQAVGDLGRAIPLHEATLAQYEQVLGDTHPQTLTSRNNLASAYQAVGDLGRAIPLHEATLAQREQVLGDTHPDTLTSRNNLASAYRAVGDLGRAIPLHEATLAQYEQVLGDTHPHTLTSRNNLARARQADQAVQQRSTATSTAADEGQQPSTAD